A stretch of the Poseidonibacter parvus genome encodes the following:
- a CDS encoding alpha-amylase, which produces MANNNHKNNQKNDNRGTSGTNNEYQKMLDNRSNQMNINHPEYKGAKNGK; this is translated from the coding sequence ATGGCAAACAATAACCATAAAAACAATCAAAAGAATGACAATAGAGGAACATCTGGAACAAACAATGAATATCAAAAAATGCTTGATAATAGAAGTAATCAGATGAACATAAATCATCCAGAATATAAAGGAGCAAAAAATGGGAAGTAG
- a CDS encoding type I restriction endonuclease subunit R — MSKQSEAILEENLIKQLVANQYERVAIKDDKALESNLKSQLEKHNKTTITETEFKRILNHLNKGNIFEKAKILRDKFVLPCDDGTTKYIEFLDSEHWCQNLFQVTSQVTVDGKYKNRYDVTILINGLPLCQIELKRRGLELKEAFNQTLRYKRHSHSANNALFNYIQLFVISNGVNSKYYANSKLESMNFKQTFFWADKDNKNITNLDEFTDSFLERCHLSKMICKYIVLAEVPKILMVLRPYQFWAVEAIIERVRDTNKNGYIWHTTGSGKTLTSFKTAQILMKLPNVYKVVFVVDRKDLDYQTTKEFNSFSDGSVDGTDNTKALVKQFSDETRLIVTTIQKLNTAISKKQYLAQMEKIKDKNIVFIFDECHRSQFGETHLNITKFFPKNQMIGFTGTPIFVDNATGNKLGKRTTKELFDDCLHKYVITDAINDDNVLKFSVEYIGKYKEKEGSATNIDIEVESIDTKELLESQERLEKIVDYILANHGRKTHSKEFTAMMTVSSVDMLIKYYEAFKAKEHNLKIATIFSYSANEDDKDANGVITLDDADGSFVDEEHINVHSREKLDEFISDYNKMFGSKFSTKDSQSFYNYYNDISKKVKNKEIDILLVVNMFLTGFDSKTLNTLYVDKNLKYHGLIQAFSRTNRILNEQKSQGNIVCFRNLKKNTDDAIALFSNKDAKEIILMEPYEDYVSSFNEKYDVLKTIVPTVDSVNDLANEEEKLEFVKAFRELLRIKNILGGFSDFKWSDLKMSEQEFEDYMSKYLDMKPTVTPNDEKVSILNDVDFELELIHKDEINVTYILKLLAQYKDSDDEEKKAEQRTNITNMLNNNPQLRSKRELIEKFINENLLKIDDSDDIEEEFEKFWDVEKEKAFEELCVVENINNDEMKKVIDTYVYDGRKPLANDVAHTLKIKPKFLERKKIVPRILDKIIGFVDKFYER, encoded by the coding sequence ATGAGCAAACAAAGTGAAGCAATCCTAGAAGAAAATCTAATAAAACAACTCGTAGCAAACCAATACGAAAGAGTTGCAATCAAAGATGATAAAGCATTAGAATCAAACCTAAAATCACAACTTGAAAAACATAATAAAACTACTATTACAGAAACAGAATTTAAAAGAATCCTAAATCATTTAAATAAAGGAAATATTTTTGAAAAAGCAAAGATTCTAAGAGATAAGTTTGTTCTTCCTTGTGATGATGGCACTACAAAATATATTGAGTTTTTAGATTCTGAGCATTGGTGCCAAAATCTTTTTCAAGTAACTTCACAAGTAACAGTAGATGGAAAATATAAGAATAGATATGATGTAACTATACTTATAAATGGTTTGCCACTTTGTCAAATTGAATTAAAAAGAAGAGGATTAGAGTTAAAAGAAGCTTTCAACCAAACTCTTAGATATAAAAGACATTCTCATAGTGCCAATAATGCTTTATTTAATTATATTCAACTGTTTGTTATTTCAAATGGTGTTAATTCAAAATATTATGCAAATAGTAAATTAGAATCAATGAATTTTAAACAAACATTCTTTTGGGCTGATAAAGACAATAAGAATATAACAAACCTTGATGAATTTACAGATAGTTTTTTAGAGCGATGTCATTTATCAAAAATGATATGTAAATATATTGTTCTTGCTGAAGTTCCAAAGATACTTATGGTGCTTAGACCTTACCAGTTTTGGGCAGTTGAAGCTATTATTGAAAGAGTTAGAGATACAAATAAAAATGGATATATTTGGCATACAACAGGAAGTGGAAAAACTTTAACATCTTTTAAAACAGCTCAAATATTGATGAAACTGCCAAATGTTTATAAAGTAGTGTTTGTTGTAGATAGAAAAGACTTAGATTATCAAACAACAAAAGAGTTTAATAGTTTTTCTGATGGTTCAGTTGATGGAACAGATAATACAAAAGCATTAGTAAAACAATTTTCTGATGAAACTAGATTAATAGTAACTACTATTCAAAAACTTAATACTGCAATTTCGAAAAAACAATATCTAGCACAAATGGAAAAAATAAAAGATAAGAATATTGTATTTATCTTTGATGAGTGCCATAGAAGTCAATTTGGAGAAACACATTTAAATATAACAAAGTTCTTTCCTAAAAATCAAATGATAGGTTTTACAGGTACTCCAATATTTGTAGATAATGCAACTGGAAATAAACTTGGAAAACGAACTACAAAAGAGTTATTTGATGATTGTTTACATAAGTATGTAATTACAGATGCAATTAATGATGATAATGTTCTTAAGTTTTCAGTTGAGTATATTGGAAAATATAAAGAAAAAGAAGGAAGTGCAACAAATATTGATATAGAAGTTGAATCTATTGATACAAAAGAGCTACTAGAAAGCCAAGAAAGACTTGAGAAGATAGTTGATTACATTTTAGCTAATCATGGTCGCAAAACTCATTCTAAAGAGTTTACAGCAATGATGACGGTTAGTTCAGTTGATATGTTAATTAAATATTATGAAGCATTTAAAGCAAAAGAACATAATCTAAAAATCGCAACAATATTTTCATATAGTGCAAATGAAGATGATAAAGATGCAAATGGAGTAATAACTCTAGATGATGCAGATGGTTCCTTTGTTGATGAAGAACATATTAATGTTCATTCAAGAGAAAAACTAGATGAGTTTATAAGTGATTACAATAAAATGTTTGGGAGTAAATTCTCAACAAAAGACTCTCAAAGCTTCTATAATTATTACAATGATATTTCAAAGAAAGTTAAAAATAAAGAAATAGATATTTTACTTGTAGTAAATATGTTCTTAACAGGATTTGATAGTAAAACTTTAAATACTTTGTATGTAGATAAGAATTTAAAATATCATGGTTTAATTCAAGCATTTAGTAGAACGAATAGAATTTTAAATGAACAAAAATCTCAAGGTAATATAGTTTGTTTCAGAAATCTAAAAAAGAATACTGATGATGCAATTGCCCTTTTTTCAAACAAAGATGCAAAAGAGATAATTCTAATGGAACCTTATGAGGATTATGTAAGTAGTTTTAATGAAAAGTATGATGTCTTAAAAACTATTGTTCCAACTGTTGATAGTGTTAATGATTTAGCAAATGAAGAAGAAAAACTAGAGTTTGTAAAAGCATTTAGAGAATTACTGAGAATTAAAAATATACTTGGTGGATTTAGTGATTTTAAATGGTCTGATTTAAAAATGAGTGAACAAGAGTTTGAAGACTATATGTCTAAATATCTTGATATGAAACCAACTGTAACTCCAAATGATGAAAAGGTTTCTATTTTAAATGATGTTGACTTTGAACTGGAATTAATACATAAAGATGAAATTAATGTAACTTATATTTTAAAACTTCTTGCACAATATAAAGATTCAGATGATGAAGAGAAAAAAGCAGAACAAAGAACAAATATTACTAATATGTTAAATAACAACCCACAACTTAGAAGTAAAAGAGAATTAATTGAAAAGTTTATAAATGAAAATCTTCTAAAAATAGATGATAGTGATGATATTGAAGAAGAGTTTGAAAAGTTCTGGGATGTTGAAAAAGAAAAAGCTTTTGAAGAACTTTGTGTAGTTGAAAATATTAATAATGATGAAATGAAAAAAGTAATTGATACATACGTTTATGATGGAAGAAAACCTTTGGCAAATGATGTTGCACATACTTTAAAAATAAAACCTAAATTTTTAGAAAGAAAAAAAATAGTACCAAGAATACTTGATAAGATTATTGGATTTGTTGATAAGTTTTACGAGAGGTAA
- a CDS encoding Shedu anti-phage system protein SduA domain-containing protein, with translation MANYINVKPVKNGFSNTNIITLKKTSQTEIKIQAFHIPNPKDDGKIHHYAIELSIWKKNKQTKEYEPYLNEDIEHMYSTTKSIKIQEKDVLDKLLKFLISQDALIGKRIEKEIILADKEEFIEINKIKDQLSKNELTISDLNSLDTIINIKKFTASRNSLIKLIEYLNDKNTNFLNNAKNDPLTNIYTANQKEKFFQNWIESNLWVFGTSYIRKLDKTKLSFNSDSDIVMETLDGFYELIEIKLPSVVLFKFDDSHNSYYPSPALSSAIGQVLKYLQDVAEYKHQIEKVNKTTILFPKAKLIIGIEPTEDGEKEALRRFNSSLNNIEILTYDNLIKNAGTLIEIYKSKVI, from the coding sequence ATGGCAAATTACATTAATGTTAAGCCAGTTAAAAATGGTTTTTCTAATACAAATATTATTACCCTAAAAAAAACAAGTCAAACTGAAATAAAGATTCAGGCATTCCATATCCCAAATCCAAAAGATGATGGAAAGATACACCATTATGCAATTGAATTATCTATTTGGAAAAAAAATAAGCAAACAAAAGAGTATGAACCTTATTTAAATGAAGATATTGAACATATGTATTCAACAACTAAAAGTATTAAAATACAAGAGAAGGATGTATTAGATAAATTATTGAAATTTTTGATTTCTCAGGATGCATTAATAGGTAAAAGAATTGAGAAAGAAATAATCTTAGCTGATAAAGAAGAGTTTATTGAAATAAATAAAATTAAAGATCAATTATCTAAAAATGAATTAACCATTAGTGACTTAAATAGTCTAGATACTATTATAAATATAAAAAAATTTACAGCTTCTAGAAATTCATTAATAAAATTAATAGAGTATCTAAATGATAAAAATACAAACTTTTTAAATAATGCTAAGAATGACCCTTTGACTAATATTTATACTGCTAATCAAAAAGAAAAGTTCTTTCAAAATTGGATTGAATCTAACTTATGGGTATTTGGAACATCTTATATTAGAAAGCTTGATAAAACTAAATTATCTTTTAATAGTGACAGTGATATTGTTATGGAAACTTTAGATGGGTTTTATGAATTAATAGAAATTAAATTACCATCTGTTGTTTTATTTAAGTTTGATGATAGTCATAATAGCTATTACCCATCACCTGCTTTATCTTCAGCAATAGGTCAGGTTTTAAAGTATTTACAGGATGTAGCTGAATATAAACATCAAATAGAGAAGGTTAATAAAACAACAATTTTGTTTCCAAAGGCAAAATTGATTATTGGAATAGAACCAACAGAAGATGGAGAAAAAGAAGCATTAAGACGATTTAATTCATCATTGAATAATATAGAAATATTAACTTATGATAACTTGATTAAAAATGCAGGAACATTAATTGAGATTTATAAAAGTAAAGTGATTTAA
- a CDS encoding restriction endonuclease subunit S: MSNIPKLRFSEFNGEWESKYLNEVSKINPKTKELPYEFVYIDLESVKKGLLVKSNRILKIEAPSRAQRLLSIDDILFQTVRPYQKNNYFFNITGDYVASTGYAQIRANESASFLYQKFHTQKFVNKVLLRCTGTSYPAINSTDLSKVKISIPEKQEQEKIASFLTSVDTKIEQLTKKESLLQEYKKGVMQKIFNQEIRFKDNEGSEFCDWEEKSFGEVFKRITTKNKEDNQNILTISAQQGLINQEKYFNKSVSAKDVTGYYILKNGDFAYNKSYSKGYPMGAIKKLNNYDKGVVSTLYICFRTNIENDSNFYEKYFDSGFLNRELHKIAQEGARNHGLLNMSVVEFFSDIKIPVPSIEEQIKIANFLSSIDKKIENAKDEVEKTKQFNKALLQQMFV, from the coding sequence TGATTTGGAAAGTGTTAAAAAAGGATTATTGGTTAAATCTAATAGAATATTAAAAATTGAAGCACCAAGTAGAGCACAAAGGTTATTGTCAATAGATGATATTTTATTTCAAACTGTTAGACCTTATCAAAAAAACAATTATTTTTTTAATATTACGGGTGATTACGTTGCTTCAACTGGATATGCTCAAATTAGAGCTAATGAATCAGCATCTTTTTTATATCAAAAGTTTCATACTCAAAAGTTTGTAAATAAAGTTTTATTAAGATGTACGGGTACAAGTTACCCTGCTATTAATTCTACAGATTTATCAAAAGTGAAGATTTCAATACCTGAAAAACAAGAGCAGGAAAAAATAGCTTCTTTTCTAACATCAGTTGATACAAAAATAGAACAACTAACAAAAAAAGAATCATTGCTTCAAGAATATAAAAAAGGTGTGATGCAAAAGATATTTAATCAAGAGATTAGATTTAAAGATAATGAGGGGAGTGAGTTTTGTGATTGGGAAGAGAAAAGTTTTGGAGAAGTATTTAAGAGAATTACAACAAAAAATAAAGAAGACAATCAAAATATCTTAACTATTTCTGCACAACAAGGGTTAATTAATCAAGAGAAATATTTTAATAAATCAGTTTCTGCAAAAGATGTGACAGGATATTATATACTTAAAAATGGGGACTTTGCTTATAATAAAAGTTATTCAAAGGGTTACCCTATGGGTGCAATAAAAAAATTAAATAATTATGATAAAGGTGTTGTTTCAACATTGTATATTTGTTTTAGAACAAATATTGAAAATGATTCAAATTTTTATGAAAAGTATTTTGATAGTGGCTTTTTAAATAGGGAACTACATAAAATTGCACAAGAGGGAGCAAGAAACCATGGACTACTCAATATGAGTGTAGTTGAATTCTTTAGTGATATAAAAATTCCTGTCCCATCTATTGAAGAACAAATAAAAATTGCAAACTTTTTATCATCAATAGATAAAAAAATTGAAAATGCAAAAGATGAAGTAGAAAAAACAAAACAATTTAATAAAGCATTACTTCAACAAATGTTTGTGTAA
- a CDS encoding endonuclease yields the protein MLKSILLFFLLFSFAFSLGNENISSFSKSKKILNKKIYNTEKLRYAFYSSCKYNYEKYKYDSGKERWKLIVNKESCGYIPRTKSNRANSIEFEHIVPAHAFVQYLPCWKNGGRKNCRKVSEQFRLMEADLYNLVPAIGELNADRSNFTFSELEGEPRKYGKVDFEVDFKIRKVEPRNEIKGQIARTYFYFHKTYNLPISKKQLQLFNAWNKQYPESVQELKVNKIKEKIQGNKFTY from the coding sequence ATGTTAAAATCAATATTACTTTTCTTTCTACTTTTTTCATTTGCTTTTAGTCTTGGCAATGAAAATATATCTAGCTTTTCTAAGTCCAAAAAAATACTTAATAAAAAGATTTATAATACAGAAAAACTACGTTATGCATTTTATTCAAGTTGTAAATATAATTATGAAAAATACAAATACGATAGTGGAAAAGAAAGATGGAAACTCATAGTAAATAAAGAGAGTTGTGGATACATACCGAGAACAAAATCAAATAGAGCTAATTCTATTGAATTTGAACATATAGTTCCTGCTCATGCCTTTGTACAATATTTGCCATGTTGGAAAAATGGTGGTAGAAAAAACTGTAGAAAAGTATCTGAACAATTTAGACTAATGGAAGCTGATTTATACAATCTTGTTCCAGCAATCGGAGAATTAAATGCAGACAGAAGTAATTTTACTTTTTCAGAACTAGAAGGGGAACCTAGAAAATATGGAAAAGTTGATTTTGAAGTTGATTTTAAAATAAGAAAAGTAGAACCTAGAAATGAGATTAAAGGACAAATTGCAAGGACATATTTTTATTTTCATAAAACATATAATTTGCCAATTAGTAAAAAGCAACTACAGCTTTTTAATGCTTGGAACAAACAATATCCAGAGTCAGTCCAAGAGTTGAAGGTTAATAAAATAAAAGAAAAAATTCAGGGGAATAAGTTTACATATTAA
- a CDS encoding tyrosine-type recombinase/integrase, with product MKKATLPKLDIYTPLKNNNQILNEDYDIDNYLHYPILIDEDGIPWKYGNLYLLSKLKNYKKPSSKTLDSIANDLKDFMLWCKESDIDYLKAKRKILTPTYKYRGYLQSLYENEKISSSTIKRKIGSVIGFYRYLINEQNIEFKFPLWEEGFTSITYLDNKGFSQSKKITTTDIAKVPLVQNQEITNEEFIKDGGNLKPLTEEEQITIVKALLQIDNKEMTLGFLISMFTGARISSVYTLRLKHFNKNIDSESKDDIPVKIGLVTDCDTKADKQYLLYFPTWLYQMIKIYIQSPRSLLKREKAKHIFEDYDKQYIFLNNRGRPYYVSKYDPYKQDYRDVPNGNTVRLFILNTLQKVLKKDNQNINFSFHDLRATFGMNTLNRLLPLVKDGEIDISFALHYVKERMGHNSLITTERYLNFQKLNQVKLKIQSGFEEQLAKLILNEL from the coding sequence ATGAAAAAAGCCACACTGCCTAAACTAGATATTTATACTCCATTAAAGAACAATAATCAAATTCTTAATGAAGACTACGATATCGATAACTATTTACATTATCCAATTTTAATAGATGAAGATGGTATTCCGTGGAAGTATGGAAATTTATATCTACTATCAAAGTTAAAGAATTACAAAAAACCATCTAGTAAAACATTAGACTCTATTGCTAATGATCTTAAAGATTTTATGTTATGGTGTAAAGAATCTGATATAGATTATTTAAAAGCAAAAAGAAAAATTCTAACACCTACTTATAAATATAGAGGCTATTTGCAATCATTGTATGAAAATGAAAAAATATCTTCGTCAACAATTAAAAGAAAAATTGGATCAGTAATAGGGTTTTATAGATACTTAATCAACGAGCAAAATATAGAATTTAAATTTCCTTTGTGGGAAGAAGGTTTTACTTCAATAACTTATCTTGACAATAAGGGATTTAGCCAATCTAAGAAAATCACAACTACAGATATTGCAAAGGTACCACTAGTTCAAAATCAAGAAATTACGAACGAAGAATTTATAAAAGATGGTGGAAACCTAAAACCTCTAACAGAAGAGGAGCAAATAACAATTGTAAAAGCTTTATTGCAAATTGATAATAAAGAGATGACTTTAGGCTTTTTAATATCTATGTTTACAGGAGCAAGAATAAGTTCAGTATATACATTGAGACTTAAACATTTTAATAAAAATATTGATTCTGAAAGTAAAGATGATATTCCAGTGAAAATTGGTTTGGTTACAGATTGTGATACAAAAGCTGATAAACAATATTTGCTTTATTTTCCAACATGGTTGTACCAAATGATAAAAATATATATACAATCTCCTAGAAGTCTTCTTAAAAGAGAGAAAGCAAAACATATATTTGAAGATTATGATAAACAGTATATTTTTTTAAATAATAGGGGAAGACCATATTATGTATCGAAATATGATCCATATAAACAAGATTATAGAGATGTCCCAAACGGTAATACGGTAAGGTTATTTATACTAAATACATTACAAAAAGTGTTAAAAAAGGATAATCAAAATATCAATTTTTCTTTTCATGATTTAAGAGCTACTTTTGGGATGAATACATTAAATAGATTATTGCCATTAGTTAAAGATGGAGAAATCGATATAAGTTTTGCACTTCATTATGTTAAAGAACGAATGGGTCATAATAGTCTTATAACAACAGAGAGATATTTGAATTTTCAGAAATTAAATCAAGTAAAACTAAAAATCCAAAGTGGATTCGAAGAGCAACTAGCAAAGTTAATACTCAATGAATTATAA